A region from the Azospirillaceae bacterium genome encodes:
- a CDS encoding FecR domain-containing protein — translation MSKPDKRQDEIDTAAADWAARLAGGPLSLAERRALDGWRDRDPAHGAALDEAQAAWALMGQLRAAPGVLARDIVPAWPTPKARRPLWRQMAAAAACLLLLVGGARLWLGDPLLLLTADARTNPGQQRSLTLADGSVVELGPASAIATRYSDGERRVALLAGVAYFTVAPMAGAEHRPFVVEAAGGTARALGTQFMVDRLADAVDVTVTEHTVAVTEPAGDQRVLSPGQAVRYSAMGLEPVREASVELATAWRQGRLVFDHQPLGEVVATLNRYRHGRIVVAGAELAARTVSGVFDTTDPDATLATVARELHARTAALPPLVTVLY, via the coding sequence TTGAGCAAGCCGGACAAACGCCAGGACGAGATCGACACGGCCGCAGCCGACTGGGCGGCGCGCCTGGCCGGCGGCCCGCTGTCGCTGGCGGAACGGCGGGCGCTGGACGGCTGGCGCGACCGCGACCCGGCGCACGGGGCCGCCCTGGATGAGGCGCAGGCCGCCTGGGCCCTGATGGGCCAGTTGCGCGCCGCCCCCGGGGTGCTCGCCCGCGACATCGTGCCGGCCTGGCCCACGCCCAAGGCGCGGCGCCCGCTCTGGCGCCAGATGGCCGCCGCGGCCGCCTGCCTGCTGCTGCTGGTGGGCGGCGCCCGGCTGTGGCTGGGCGACCCGCTGCTGCTGCTGACCGCCGATGCGCGCACCAATCCCGGACAGCAGCGCAGCCTCACCCTGGCCGACGGCAGCGTGGTGGAATTGGGCCCGGCCAGCGCCATCGCCACCCGCTACAGCGACGGGGAACGGCGGGTGGCCCTGCTGGCCGGCGTCGCCTATTTCACCGTCGCGCCCATGGCGGGGGCGGAGCACCGGCCCTTCGTGGTGGAGGCCGCCGGCGGCACCGCCCGGGCGCTGGGCACCCAGTTCATGGTGGACCGGCTGGCCGACGCGGTGGACGTCACGGTGACGGAACATACCGTCGCCGTGACGGAGCCCGCGGGCGACCAACGGGTGCTGTCCCCCGGCCAGGCGGTGCGCTATTCCGCCATGGGGCTGGAGCCGGTGCGGGAGGCCAGCGTGGAACTGGCCACCGCCTGGCGCCAGGGCCGCCTGGTGTTCGACCACCAGCCGCTGGGTGAGGTGGTGGCGACACTCAACCGCTATCGCCACGGCCGCATCGTGGTGGCCGGGGCCGAGCTGGCGGCCCGCACCGTCAGCGGCGTGTTCGACACCACCGACCCGGACGCGACGCTCGCCACCGTGGCGCGCGAACTGCACGCCCGCACCGCCGCCCTGCCCCCCCTGGTGACGGTGCTTTACTGA